A genomic window from Flavobacterium johnsoniae includes:
- a CDS encoding winged helix-turn-helix transcriptional regulator, with the protein MIKEPKHDPKKCTQHIMAVHDAMYILNGRWKISIIASLCFNTLRFTDLLREVEGISGKMLSRELKNLEENQLVTRTVLNTQPITVEYQLTEYGHTLKEVIDSLAKWGYNHRKKITGKE; encoded by the coding sequence ATGATAAAAGAGCCTAAACACGATCCTAAAAAATGCACGCAACATATTATGGCAGTGCATGATGCTATGTATATTTTAAACGGAAGATGGAAAATCAGCATCATCGCTTCTTTATGTTTCAATACTTTAAGATTTACAGATTTGCTTCGAGAAGTAGAAGGGATTTCTGGAAAAATGCTAAGTAGAGAATTAAAAAATCTCGAAGAAAATCAGTTGGTAACGCGAACTGTTCTGAATACACAGCCTATAACTGTCGAATATCAATTAACAGAATATGGACATACTTTAAAAGAAGTCATTGATTCTTTAGCAAAATGGGGATATAATCACCGAAAAAAGATTACAGGCAAAGAATAG
- a CDS encoding nitroreductase family protein, with translation MALIDALKWRYATKKMNGQAVPQEKVDYILEAAKLAPSSSGLQPYKVFVVTNQDLKEKIRAVSFDQSQVTDASHVLIWAAWDGYSIEQISSVFERTTNERGIPASAMDEYKARLWGMYEPLGQEWHANHAAKQAYISFGLAIAAAAEQQVDTTPMEGFIPAEVDKLLGLNELGLKSVLVLPLGYRDEANDWLVNLKKVRTPQEEFITEIK, from the coding sequence ATGGCCTTAATAGATGCACTAAAGTGGCGTTACGCTACAAAAAAAATGAACGGACAAGCTGTTCCGCAAGAAAAAGTAGATTATATTCTTGAAGCTGCTAAACTTGCGCCTTCTTCATCTGGATTACAACCTTACAAAGTTTTTGTTGTTACCAACCAAGATTTAAAAGAAAAAATTAGAGCAGTAAGTTTTGATCAAAGTCAAGTTACAGATGCTTCTCACGTTTTAATTTGGGCAGCTTGGGACGGATATAGCATTGAACAAATCTCTTCGGTATTTGAAAGAACTACAAATGAAAGAGGAATTCCTGCAAGCGCAATGGACGAATACAAAGCAAGACTTTGGGGAATGTACGAACCTCTTGGACAAGAATGGCACGCCAACCACGCCGCAAAACAAGCTTACATTTCGTTTGGTTTAGCAATTGCGGCTGCGGCAGAACAGCAAGTTGACACAACTCCAATGGAAGGTTTTATTCCTGCAGAAGTAGATAAATTATTAGGTTTAAACGAACTAGGTTTAAAAAGTGTTTTAGTTTTACCCCTTGGTTACAGAGACGAAGCAAATGACTGGTTAGTAAACTTGAAAAAAGTAAGAACTCCGCAAGAAGAGTTTATCACAGAAATAAAGTAA
- a CDS encoding MarR family winged helix-turn-helix transcriptional regulator, producing the protein MNIIDEIGILAISTRLQRLSEQLRKDGALIYKSFDIDFEPKWFPVIYTLHVKEILSVVEIANEIGYSHPSTISLLKELEKQKLISSKKDKQDERKRLIILTQKGKELVEKMQPVWHVMKKALNEITDNQNNLLKAIEEAEQKIASQGFLQRISEIKN; encoded by the coding sequence ATGAATATAATTGATGAAATTGGCATTTTAGCTATATCCACTAGATTACAGCGTCTTAGCGAACAATTGCGCAAAGACGGCGCCTTGATTTACAAATCTTTTGATATAGATTTTGAACCGAAATGGTTTCCCGTAATTTACACTTTGCATGTAAAAGAAATACTGAGTGTGGTCGAAATTGCTAATGAAATTGGTTATAGCCATCCATCAACCATAAGTTTGCTGAAAGAATTAGAAAAACAAAAACTCATCAGTTCTAAAAAAGACAAACAAGATGAACGAAAAAGACTAATCATCTTAACCCAAAAAGGAAAAGAATTGGTCGAAAAAATGCAGCCCGTTTGGCATGTAATGAAAAAGGCTTTAAACGAAATCACAGACAATCAAAACAATCTTTTGAAAGCTATAGAAGAAGCCGAACAAAAAATAGCATCGCAAGGATTTTTACAAAGAATTTCAGAAATCAAAAACTGA
- a CDS encoding GNAT family N-acetyltransferase gives MNIQPIQNEYENEIVDLILNIQQKEFNVPVTLEDQPDLLDIENFYFKPGGTFLGAFIEGKLVGTIALVKFNDEAAAIRKMFVKKEYRGKEFQIAQQLLEQLIAYSKENGIKNLYLGTVTILQAALRFYEKNNFVTIAKEALPEDFPLMKPDNVFCHLKLN, from the coding sequence ATGAACATTCAGCCGATACAAAACGAATACGAAAATGAAATTGTAGATTTGATTTTAAACATTCAGCAAAAAGAATTTAACGTTCCTGTTACTTTAGAAGATCAGCCCGATTTATTAGATATTGAGAACTTTTATTTCAAACCTGGCGGCACTTTTCTGGGAGCTTTTATAGAAGGAAAATTAGTCGGAACAATTGCTTTGGTAAAATTTAATGATGAAGCCGCAGCCATCAGAAAAATGTTTGTGAAGAAAGAATATAGAGGAAAAGAGTTTCAGATTGCCCAACAATTATTAGAGCAATTAATCGCATACAGCAAAGAAAACGGAATTAAAAACTTATATTTAGGAACGGTTACTATTCTGCAAGCTGCTTTACGTTTCTACGAAAAGAACAATTTTGTTACAATTGCAAAAGAAGCACTTCCAGAAGATTTTCCGTTAATGAAACCTGATAATGTGTTTTGCCATTTAAAGCTAAACTAA